In bacterium, a single window of DNA contains:
- the acyII gene encoding Penicillin acylase 2 proenzyme, protein MLDSDRPMGPPSLPVRGLQHPVEIRRDAYGVPHISAMSDTDAFFSLGWVMATDRLFQMDLNRRTILGRLSELTTTDGTLASDRLYRSLGMRQVADGMLALLPESTRALLVAFTDGVNRWLEAHPSHREAEYQVLRLEEIAPWELTDSLAIIRLIGWQLAGDFDKELFAWDLVRSVGAEHAALLFPDIPPVGERMRMLQQWPLSDGQQLHDLAGDALDALGRAENGTNIWVLEGSKTANGRPLLANDPHLNLAQPGIWYEVGLQSPSFSISGFTFPGIPFIAIGQNQQLAWGAANWPADTQDCFIERLNPAGDQYQDATGGWSPLELSTEVLHCRGRDDETLMVRRTPRGVIVRVEPDGTALALRWTGFEASDELTAFLRASQATTLTDWLAAFDGYACPTQNFYCIHRSEGIAGIHAGAVPRRTRGESSFPQEAHDPAAAWEGLLPAAEFGPRRGSGGAGWLANANNKPLEAASGAPSGVRFTPPLRYRRIQELLSAQDGWTVEATRQMQTDTVNLAARDQLVLLRQHPAAQACRYEDPVIATGWSRLLAWDADHCSDPTSAALWHALTLELARLLCEPLMGLELWSRFQDLHDPQHLLLIAWLEGGLTESLDLPVPTPELLQQAFLQAWRDLVILAGDDSTSWDWAEIHAMRLRHPMGLPVGRAEGLRIPHPGGRHTLNVGNFWPSQGWRCSHGVSLRYIAWVNDTGVLRSESLVLPGTAGDPASPHADDQIGLFQRGVLRERPVTAEAIAQLPLEVILTPDSA, encoded by the coding sequence ATGCTAGACTCCGATCGGCCTATGGGTCCGCCAAGCCTGCCAGTCAGGGGTCTGCAACACCCGGTGGAAATCCGTCGGGATGCCTATGGCGTGCCACACATCAGCGCGATGTCTGACACCGATGCGTTTTTCTCGCTCGGCTGGGTGATGGCGACGGATCGTCTGTTCCAGATGGACCTGAATCGCCGGACCATCCTGGGACGACTCTCCGAATTGACCACTACCGATGGGACGCTGGCTTCCGACCGGCTCTATCGGTCGCTGGGGATGCGTCAGGTCGCCGACGGCATGCTGGCGTTGCTGCCGGAGTCGACCCGAGCCCTGCTTGTTGCTTTCACTGATGGTGTGAATCGCTGGCTGGAGGCGCATCCGTCTCATCGGGAAGCGGAATACCAGGTCCTGCGCCTGGAAGAGATCGCGCCCTGGGAGCTGACAGACTCGCTGGCGATTATTCGTCTCATTGGGTGGCAGTTGGCCGGTGACTTTGATAAAGAACTCTTCGCCTGGGACCTGGTGCGGAGCGTTGGGGCTGAACACGCCGCGCTCCTCTTTCCGGACATCCCGCCAGTCGGAGAGCGGATGAGGATGCTCCAGCAGTGGCCCCTGAGTGATGGGCAGCAACTGCACGATCTGGCGGGTGATGCGCTGGACGCACTAGGAAGAGCGGAGAACGGCACGAACATCTGGGTACTGGAGGGCTCGAAAACAGCGAATGGTAGGCCGCTGCTGGCGAATGATCCCCATCTGAATCTGGCGCAGCCGGGCATCTGGTACGAAGTCGGACTGCAATCGCCCAGCTTCAGCATCTCGGGATTCACATTCCCCGGCATCCCATTTATCGCCATTGGACAGAACCAGCAGCTGGCCTGGGGGGCGGCGAACTGGCCTGCCGATACTCAGGACTGCTTCATCGAGCGCCTGAACCCCGCCGGGGATCAGTATCAGGACGCGACGGGGGGCTGGTCGCCGTTAGAGCTAAGCACCGAGGTTTTGCACTGTCGGGGGCGAGATGATGAAACGTTGATGGTGCGTCGGACACCCCGGGGCGTGATTGTGCGGGTGGAACCCGATGGGACAGCGCTGGCACTCCGCTGGACCGGGTTTGAGGCCTCGGATGAACTGACTGCCTTTTTAAGGGCATCGCAAGCGACGACGCTGACCGACTGGCTGGCAGCGTTCGACGGCTACGCCTGCCCGACACAGAACTTCTACTGCATCCACAGGAGCGAGGGGATTGCCGGGATCCATGCTGGCGCGGTACCTCGCCGCACGCGGGGGGAGTCTTCGTTTCCTCAGGAGGCTCACGATCCGGCAGCTGCCTGGGAGGGGCTCCTGCCGGCGGCGGAGTTTGGTCCGCGTCGGGGCTCGGGCGGGGCTGGCTGGCTCGCGAACGCGAACAATAAGCCGCTGGAAGCGGCCTCGGGAGCGCCGAGCGGGGTCCGGTTTACTCCCCCACTTCGGTATCGCCGGATTCAGGAGCTGCTCTCAGCTCAGGATGGCTGGACCGTCGAGGCGACGCGCCAGATGCAGACCGACACGGTCAATCTCGCAGCGCGGGACCAGCTGGTGCTCCTGCGACAGCATCCGGCAGCTCAGGCGTGCAGGTATGAAGACCCGGTGATCGCAACCGGATGGTCGCGACTGCTCGCCTGGGATGCGGATCATTGCAGCGACCCCACCAGCGCAGCCCTCTGGCATGCCCTCACCCTGGAACTGGCGCGGTTGCTCTGCGAGCCCCTCATGGGGCTGGAGCTCTGGTCGCGCTTTCAGGATCTGCATGACCCGCAGCACCTGCTGTTGATCGCCTGGCTGGAAGGGGGACTGACGGAGTCGCTGGACCTGCCCGTACCAACCCCAGAGCTGTTGCAACAGGCCTTTTTGCAGGCCTGGCGGGACCTGGTGATTCTGGCGGGAGACGATTCGACATCGTGGGACTGGGCCGAGATCCACGCCATGCGGTTGCGACATCCGATGGGGCTGCCGGTCGGGCGTGCTGAGGGGCTACGGATTCCGCATCCGGGGGGACGGCACACCCTTAACGTGGGGAATTTCTGGCCAAGCCAGGGGTGGCGTTGCAGTCATGGGGTCAGCCTGCGGTACATCGCCTGGGTGAATGACACCGGCGTGCTGCGAAGCGAGTCCCTGGTGCTCCCTGGGACTGCGGGGGATCCGGCCAGTCCCCATGCAGATGATCAGATCGGGCTGTTTCAACGAGGAGTCCTGCGGGAACGTCCTGTGACAGCTGAGGCTATTGCTCAGCTTCCACTGGAAGTGATCCTGACTCCAGATTCTGCGTGA
- the nagZ gene encoding Beta-hexosaminidase → MAGPTPVVPWLNALALLVLGLDILALTVIPPALRHDTVPQQVLNFAEHLPTVRRRSGDTELVTQLVRSLSLEQKVGQLLLIGGWEAPTSEIPEAIQRWHLGNLVLNDEGLQGLQDLAELTWDSQEVARSQNAGVPLLIAARQEGGGYDALRVPGLVRLPSPGDLGEYAKAEEVERAYGYLAGELAALGINTVLAPNLDLATEARNPLAEEERLFGASSRVVTQSGLAAIAGLQNGGVLACARQFPGVGAATTDVSRSLTLIRLSLNDLESSDLEPFRKAISNEVALIQVGPACYPLLQGERHEPAFQSRAMVQSLLRDRLQYTGVVVTGDLADPAADQDAGMRLDRAIAALKAGCDLLLYTGGTEGAEALAEGLVEAVTTGTLPVEIVDTAVSRILRLKSAYELFAATQDPPVFLATGELPDRQVHRQGIGQLYENMEFRQNPNQAAKVVRGGSTPLPIPLHPSARLLVVHVDRQDFPSRYRGLTVGELVQERFPAALDFPVTLLPGEKEKELEALGALAPTADVILLATWKQLGPGQRQLFQTVSKSGRPVVVLSRFENEKDNVEMPEGTIQYYWVLNNSRSVLGALDQCFSELILPPPLTSEPSQGGTTALPMPSAIPSPGGPDPLVEADASGEGPLHLD, encoded by the coding sequence ATGGCCGGACCGACGCCTGTAGTTCCCTGGCTGAATGCACTGGCGCTGCTGGTACTGGGACTGGATATACTGGCGCTGACGGTCATTCCTCCCGCCCTGCGGCATGACACGGTGCCACAGCAGGTCCTGAACTTCGCTGAGCATCTCCCCACGGTCCGCAGGCGAAGTGGCGATACCGAGTTAGTGACTCAGCTGGTTCGTTCCCTGAGCCTGGAGCAGAAGGTCGGTCAGCTGCTCCTGATTGGAGGCTGGGAAGCCCCAACCAGCGAGATTCCTGAGGCGATCCAGCGCTGGCATTTGGGAAATCTGGTCCTGAATGATGAAGGCTTGCAGGGACTGCAGGACCTGGCGGAGCTGACATGGGACAGTCAGGAAGTCGCACGCTCCCAAAATGCCGGGGTCCCTCTGCTGATCGCGGCACGACAGGAAGGTGGCGGATACGACGCGCTCCGGGTGCCGGGGCTCGTGCGCCTCCCTTCGCCAGGCGACCTTGGAGAATATGCCAAGGCCGAAGAAGTCGAGCGCGCATACGGCTATTTGGCGGGCGAGCTGGCGGCACTGGGCATCAATACCGTGCTGGCCCCCAATCTGGACCTCGCGACGGAAGCACGGAATCCGCTGGCCGAGGAAGAGCGTCTGTTTGGAGCATCGAGCCGGGTCGTGACCCAAAGTGGACTGGCGGCAATCGCCGGCCTGCAAAATGGTGGAGTCCTGGCGTGTGCCCGGCAGTTCCCGGGAGTCGGGGCCGCCACCACCGATGTTTCCCGTTCACTGACCCTGATCCGGCTTTCCCTGAACGATCTGGAATCGAGTGATCTGGAGCCCTTCAGGAAAGCCATCAGCAATGAAGTCGCACTCATACAGGTGGGTCCTGCCTGCTATCCGCTGCTGCAGGGAGAGCGCCATGAGCCAGCCTTCCAGTCCCGGGCGATGGTACAGAGTCTCCTGCGCGACCGACTGCAATACACCGGCGTCGTTGTCACGGGGGATCTGGCAGATCCTGCTGCCGATCAGGATGCCGGGATGCGCCTGGACCGGGCGATTGCGGCACTGAAGGCCGGGTGCGACCTGCTGCTCTATACCGGTGGCACTGAAGGGGCCGAGGCACTGGCCGAGGGGTTGGTCGAAGCGGTGACCACCGGCACACTCCCGGTGGAGATTGTCGATACAGCAGTGAGTCGGATCCTGCGACTGAAGTCGGCCTATGAGCTCTTCGCAGCGACGCAGGACCCGCCAGTGTTTCTGGCAACCGGGGAGTTGCCGGACCGCCAGGTCCATCGCCAGGGGATCGGGCAACTCTACGAGAACATGGAGTTTCGCCAAAATCCGAATCAGGCGGCGAAGGTGGTCCGGGGAGGGAGCACGCCACTACCGATTCCCCTGCATCCTTCGGCGCGACTGCTGGTGGTCCATGTTGACCGGCAGGATTTTCCCTCGCGCTACAGGGGACTCACGGTCGGTGAACTGGTGCAGGAGCGCTTCCCGGCAGCGCTGGATTTTCCGGTGACACTGCTCCCAGGTGAGAAGGAAAAGGAACTCGAAGCGTTGGGAGCACTGGCACCGACAGCGGATGTCATTTTGCTGGCCACCTGGAAGCAGCTCGGCCCGGGGCAACGGCAGCTCTTCCAGACAGTCAGCAAGAGTGGTCGTCCAGTGGTAGTCCTGAGTCGCTTTGAGAATGAGAAAGACAATGTCGAGATGCCGGAAGGGACCATTCAGTACTACTGGGTGCTGAACAACTCCCGGAGTGTCCTGGGAGCCCTGGATCAGTGCTTCTCGGAGCTGATTCTTCCGCCACCCCTCACTAGCGAGCCCTCGCAGGGGGGGACCACTGCGTTGCCGATGCCCTCAGCGATTCCATCGCCTGGAGGGCCTGACCCGCTGGTGGAAGCCGATGCGTCCGGGGAAGGACCGCTCCATCTTGACTAG
- the napA_1 gene encoding Nitrate reductase encodes MTSHTDQSQPSAAAWTCQLNGQTVEARPGETILEVTRRYAGHHVPTLCYDPKLDPFGACRVCMVEIEGRPKPVAACHTPVTDGMVILTESPRLERLRRTTVELLMSDLPDDLFDRRHYGHNEFHAVVRQTKASSSRFPAGAQKIDSLTALPGQPPGFNTDHPYLGLDLDSCIVCSRCVRACDEVQGTFALTIQSRGFDSVAVPGAYGDFNASDCVSCGACAHTCPTGAIFDKGFLEFPDQRVDREVRTTCSYCGVGCGFLVQVKNNRAIAVKPADQAASSHGHLCLKGRFAFQYAQSDDRLTTPLLRNPESGALEPATWEDAIAFVASRLTAIRDAHGPEAIAGISSARCTNEENFLMQKFIRSVIGGNNIDCCARVCHSPTAFGMRTTFGTGAATNSFDDIDQAKLLMIVGANPTHGHPVVGARMKQAVLNGARLIVIDPRATELAQMADVHLALKPGTNVPLFNALAHVIVTEGLCDEEFIANCTDGWEDYRAFIADKTPEWAAPICGVDAEDIRTAARLYATSGGSMMFHGLGVTEHYQGSFGVMLLANLAMLTGNVGRPGVGVNPLRGQNNVQGAADMGAMPDLVTGYQPLTHPEVMATIQDLWGTKLNPHTGLTIPDMFDAAIAGQLKALWLVGEDVVQTDPNSAHVIRAMEQLDLLIVQEIFLTETAQYAHVVLPGASFLEKQGTFTNSERRVQLIRKVIDSPGEARPDWQITQAVANAMGANWQYESPDEILEEIAAIWPAWRGLSPERLRAGEGLQWPVPHADHPGTPIVHEEGRFSRGRGHLVTADYVPTEEAVTAEFPFLLTTGRLLEHYNSGTMTRRTNNTLLITRDLLELHPEDAARLGVGEGDYVRLRSRRGAVEVAVDVTSWVNPGTLFLTFHFPDVLINLLTSNVREMNTKCPEYKVVAVAVEPLTPAEQAQATQAWLQRVGQDQAAMEHARLLRETPRSVPLPVAE; translated from the coding sequence ATGACTTCTCACACTGACCAGTCGCAACCATCGGCAGCCGCATGGACCTGTCAGCTGAACGGGCAGACCGTAGAAGCCCGTCCGGGCGAAACGATTCTCGAAGTCACCCGGCGATACGCCGGGCACCACGTCCCGACCCTCTGCTATGACCCCAAGCTTGATCCCTTTGGAGCCTGCCGGGTCTGCATGGTGGAAATCGAGGGACGTCCGAAGCCGGTCGCTGCCTGCCACACCCCCGTCACCGATGGGATGGTGATTCTCACGGAGTCGCCGCGCCTGGAGCGCCTGCGCCGTACGACAGTCGAATTGCTGATGTCCGATCTGCCGGATGATCTCTTCGATAGGCGTCACTACGGCCACAACGAGTTTCACGCGGTGGTGCGCCAAACAAAAGCCAGCAGCAGTCGGTTCCCGGCGGGGGCCCAGAAGATCGACTCCCTGACCGCACTTCCCGGACAGCCCCCGGGCTTCAACACCGACCACCCCTACCTGGGACTCGATCTCGACAGCTGCATTGTCTGCAGCCGCTGTGTCCGGGCCTGCGATGAGGTGCAGGGCACATTTGCCCTCACCATCCAGAGTCGCGGCTTCGACTCGGTCGCCGTGCCCGGTGCCTATGGCGACTTCAACGCCTCCGACTGCGTCTCCTGCGGCGCCTGTGCCCATACCTGCCCAACCGGGGCCATCTTCGACAAGGGATTCCTGGAGTTCCCCGATCAGCGGGTGGACCGCGAAGTCCGGACCACCTGCTCCTATTGCGGGGTCGGATGCGGATTCCTGGTGCAGGTGAAGAACAACCGGGCGATTGCAGTCAAGCCGGCCGATCAGGCCGCCTCCAGCCACGGACATCTGTGCCTCAAGGGGCGCTTCGCTTTCCAGTATGCCCAGTCCGATGATCGCCTGACCACCCCGCTCCTCCGGAACCCGGAGTCTGGTGCGCTGGAGCCTGCCACCTGGGAAGACGCCATCGCCTTTGTCGCGAGTCGGCTGACCGCTATTCGCGATGCGCATGGTCCGGAAGCCATTGCGGGGATTTCGTCCGCTCGCTGTACGAACGAAGAGAACTTCCTCATGCAGAAGTTCATCCGGAGCGTCATCGGCGGCAACAACATCGACTGCTGCGCCCGGGTCTGCCACAGCCCGACTGCTTTCGGGATGCGAACCACCTTCGGGACCGGCGCGGCCACCAACAGCTTCGATGACATCGATCAGGCAAAGTTGCTGATGATAGTCGGGGCGAACCCGACCCATGGGCACCCGGTGGTGGGAGCCCGGATGAAGCAGGCAGTCCTCAACGGTGCCCGGCTGATTGTCATAGACCCCCGGGCGACTGAACTCGCGCAGATGGCAGATGTCCACCTCGCCCTGAAGCCCGGCACCAATGTCCCCCTCTTCAACGCCCTCGCCCATGTGATCGTCACCGAAGGGCTGTGCGATGAAGAATTCATCGCAAACTGCACCGACGGCTGGGAGGACTACCGCGCCTTCATCGCCGATAAAACACCCGAGTGGGCCGCGCCGATTTGTGGGGTCGATGCTGAAGACATCCGGACAGCGGCCCGTCTTTACGCCACCAGCGGCGGCTCCATGATGTTCCACGGACTCGGGGTCACCGAGCATTACCAGGGCTCTTTCGGCGTCATGCTCCTCGCGAACCTCGCCATGCTGACCGGAAATGTCGGACGTCCCGGTGTCGGGGTGAATCCCCTCCGGGGGCAGAACAACGTGCAGGGCGCTGCTGACATGGGAGCCATGCCGGATCTCGTCACGGGCTATCAGCCCCTCACACACCCGGAAGTGATGGCAACCATTCAGGACCTCTGGGGCACGAAGTTGAATCCGCATACAGGCCTCACCATCCCGGATATGTTCGATGCGGCCATTGCCGGCCAACTCAAAGCCCTCTGGTTGGTCGGGGAGGATGTGGTCCAGACGGACCCCAACTCCGCCCATGTCATCCGGGCGATGGAGCAGCTCGACCTCCTCATCGTCCAGGAGATCTTCCTCACCGAAACCGCGCAGTATGCCCATGTCGTTCTCCCAGGTGCCAGCTTCCTGGAAAAGCAGGGGACCTTTACCAATTCGGAACGACGAGTCCAGCTCATCCGCAAAGTGATCGATTCCCCGGGGGAGGCCCGGCCCGACTGGCAGATCACGCAGGCGGTGGCGAACGCCATGGGGGCAAACTGGCAGTACGAGTCCCCCGATGAGATTCTCGAGGAGATCGCAGCCATCTGGCCAGCCTGGCGCGGCCTGTCGCCGGAACGTCTCCGGGCCGGCGAAGGCCTCCAGTGGCCGGTCCCCCATGCCGACCATCCGGGAACACCCATCGTCCATGAGGAAGGCCGGTTTAGTCGCGGACGCGGCCACCTGGTAACCGCGGACTATGTGCCGACTGAAGAGGCGGTGACTGCGGAATTCCCCTTCCTCCTGACCACCGGACGCCTCCTGGAGCATTACAACTCTGGCACCATGACCCGCCGGACCAACAACACCCTCCTCATCACCCGCGACCTGCTGGAGCTCCATCCAGAGGATGCCGCTCGTCTGGGGGTAGGCGAAGGGGACTATGTGCGTCTGCGCTCCCGGCGCGGTGCCGTAGAGGTGGCGGTAGATGTCACCTCCTGGGTCAACCCTGGCACCCTTTTCCTGACCTTCCATTTCCCCGATGTCCTGATCAATCTCCTCACCAGCAATGTCCGGGAGATGAACACCAAGTGCCCGGAGTACAAGGTCGTCGCGGTCGCCGTGGAACCACTCACGCCAGCTGAGCAGGCGCAGGCGACCCAGGCCTGGCTCCAACGGGTCGGGCAGGATCAGGCCGCCATGGAACATGCCCGTCTGCTCCGGGAGACCCCCCGAAGCGTGCCGCTTCCGGTCGCCGAGTAG
- the moeA_1 gene encoding Molybdopterin molybdenumtransferase: MELATPLPAEAIGLLQARGRILAAPVVADRDLPASDRSAMDGYACRASDTASPQQPLQVLGTVAAGNPPSLTISPGTSARIYTGAVIPPGADCVVMQEVAEAGPEGSVLFRVPATAGQHILRRGEDAQAGRQVLPSGGVLGAAQLSVCAAVGQDPVPVFGQPRVRLIPTGSELKRASDPVEDHELRETNSYAVRGLIETLTPAQVMVEAPLPDDPSLLRAALATAASSADVVVTIGGASVGPRDFLAGVVRELGGTIHADRLLMKPGKPVVLATLGNALLLGLPGSPLACLTAARILLVPLLLRLAGHAAPLRAAQITARLTTQVMNKPGRTRFLLVRLTPDDAGVLRATPVQTASVADLVAAATADALLELPAETDTALRDTPYRCWMLHGWPV, from the coding sequence ATGGAACTGGCGACTCCGCTCCCGGCGGAGGCAATCGGCCTGCTGCAGGCGCGGGGACGGATTCTGGCAGCCCCTGTCGTAGCGGACCGCGATTTGCCAGCCAGCGACCGGTCGGCCATGGATGGCTACGCCTGCCGGGCCAGTGACACGGCAAGTCCACAGCAGCCACTTCAGGTATTGGGGACAGTGGCCGCCGGTAATCCCCCATCGCTCACGATTTCCCCGGGCACTAGCGCGAGGATTTACACCGGTGCGGTGATTCCGCCAGGGGCGGATTGTGTGGTGATGCAGGAAGTGGCGGAAGCCGGCCCAGAGGGATCAGTTCTGTTTCGTGTTCCCGCTACGGCTGGTCAGCACATCCTGCGACGCGGGGAAGATGCCCAGGCCGGCCGGCAAGTATTGCCCTCAGGAGGCGTTCTGGGAGCAGCGCAACTTTCGGTCTGTGCTGCGGTGGGCCAGGATCCGGTACCGGTATTCGGACAGCCCCGAGTCCGGCTGATCCCGACCGGTTCAGAGCTGAAACGTGCAAGCGATCCGGTTGAAGATCACGAGCTGCGAGAGACCAACAGCTACGCCGTACGTGGGCTCATCGAAACACTGACTCCGGCGCAAGTCATGGTGGAGGCCCCACTGCCAGATGACCCCTCGCTTCTGCGAGCAGCGCTGGCAACGGCGGCGTCATCCGCCGACGTGGTGGTTACGATTGGTGGAGCGAGTGTTGGTCCACGCGATTTTCTGGCTGGGGTGGTCCGGGAGCTGGGGGGGACAATCCATGCGGATCGTCTGCTGATGAAGCCCGGGAAGCCGGTGGTCCTGGCGACTCTGGGGAACGCGCTGCTGTTAGGGCTGCCGGGCTCTCCCCTCGCCTGTCTGACCGCAGCACGGATCCTGTTGGTTCCACTGTTATTGCGTCTGGCAGGACATGCAGCGCCTCTGAGGGCAGCGCAAATCACCGCGCGTCTGACAACCCAGGTGATGAACAAGCCTGGCAGGACTCGCTTCCTGCTGGTGCGCCTGACTCCGGATGATGCCGGGGTGTTGCGGGCGACACCGGTGCAGACTGCCTCGGTGGCGGACCTGGTCGCTGCCGCGACTGCCGATGCCCTGCTGGAACTGCCAGCGGAGACTGACACTGCGCTTCGCGATACGCCATACCGCTGCTGGATGCTTCATGGGTGGCCGGTGTGA
- the mobA_1 gene encoding Molybdenum cofactor guanylyltransferase, which yields MAGVSGVEFSLPPVVGIAGWSNSGKSTMICQLLQDERLRDWRLGVIKHCHHSLKESEESDTARFLAAGAQVAVPWVAGDLGTAALADAALAAALESLSNLTLDGVLVEGFKRGSHPQIWIDQSEGPPSEIADRVLHCPDSDALLPLVVNLLWRGRTVRAGILVGGQSQRMGRPKALIPVNGAALWRKLQASCTLNRLNAVLIGELPGVPTGLVDADFPGPVGGLIAAVRADPNAAWLMLPCDLPCWSEAAASWLLEQRRPGARAIMPRLGDHALPFPAIYEPGLLADLLSRGADLRWSPQRWLNSRRDVIRVPVPEELVRAFTSVNTPEEWIALLGSPPLPSQGD from the coding sequence GTGGCCGGTGTGAGTGGTGTCGAGTTCTCGCTGCCGCCGGTAGTCGGGATCGCCGGCTGGTCCAACTCTGGCAAGTCCACCATGATCTGTCAGCTCCTGCAGGATGAGCGATTACGCGACTGGCGACTGGGAGTCATCAAGCATTGCCATCATTCGCTGAAAGAGAGCGAAGAGAGCGACACCGCCCGGTTCCTCGCGGCAGGGGCACAGGTCGCGGTCCCCTGGGTCGCAGGAGATCTGGGTACAGCAGCCCTTGCAGATGCAGCGCTCGCGGCTGCCCTTGAGTCACTCAGCAACCTGACGCTGGATGGGGTCCTGGTGGAGGGGTTCAAGCGGGGCTCGCATCCTCAGATATGGATAGATCAGAGCGAGGGGCCACCGTCGGAGATCGCTGATCGCGTCCTGCACTGCCCCGATTCCGACGCACTGCTCCCCCTGGTTGTGAATCTGCTCTGGCGGGGTCGGACTGTGCGGGCGGGGATTCTGGTTGGTGGCCAAAGCCAGCGGATGGGCCGGCCCAAAGCGTTGATCCCCGTAAATGGGGCAGCTCTTTGGCGAAAACTTCAAGCCTCATGTACATTAAATAGACTTAATGCTGTACTCATTGGGGAGCTACCGGGAGTCCCTACGGGATTGGTGGATGCTGACTTTCCCGGGCCAGTCGGGGGGCTCATCGCCGCTGTTCGGGCTGACCCCAATGCTGCGTGGCTGATGTTGCCCTGCGATCTCCCCTGCTGGTCAGAGGCCGCGGCAAGCTGGCTCCTGGAGCAACGTCGCCCCGGGGCGCGCGCCATCATGCCGCGCCTCGGAGACCACGCCCTCCCCTTCCCGGCAATCTATGAGCCGGGGCTGCTGGCCGATCTGCTGTCGCGGGGTGCGGACCTGCGGTGGAGTCCGCAGCGATGGCTGAACAGTCGCCGCGATGTGATCCGGGTACCTGTACCCGAAGAACTCGTACGGGCGTTCACTTCGGTCAATACACCGGAAGAATGGATTGCGCTGTTGGGGTCCCCACCATTGCCCTCACAGGGAGATTAG